AAAGGCATGGGTTATACCCCGATAATTGGTGTGAATTTTTCGCCGAACGACGACTGGAACTTCGCTTTAAAATACGAGTTTAAAACAAAACTTGTATTGGAGAACGAAACCGAAGTTGATGATATGGGCTTGTTCCCTGATGGAGCTGAATCTTCAAACGATGTTCCTGCAATTTTTACGGCAGGTGTTGGTTATCGTGGTTTAGATTGGTTAGAAGCACAACTTTCCTATAATATGTATTTTGATAAAGATGTTGATTATGGTTACAATATCCGATATTCAACAATGGGCGAGCAGGTGCACCGCGATATTGATGGTAACTATTGGGAGCTGGGCCTTGGATTGCAGTTTAATGTAAGCGATAATTTTGCTTTTAGTGTTGGTGGATTACGCTCGAAAAATGGTGTAACACCGCAGTACCAAAGCGACTTTAGCTTTAGTAACTCATCGTATACACTGGCTGGTGGTATTATGTGGAAAATTACTGACAAACTTACATTTGATGCCGGTATTTCAAATACTTTTTATGAGGACGACACTGTGACATTTAATCATGCAAGCGTTGGAAGTTATGACGAAACGTTTGGCAAAACAACCTTGAGCATTGCAGCCGGTATTTCGTACAGCATATTTTAAACCAATAACAATATAACGCAAAAGCGGAGGACATTTATTGTTCTCCGCTTTTTTTATTTCTTAACGTTTGGTTTAAATCGCTTTGGCTTCAATATGGCAATCAAAGTCCATGTTTACAACAAAGTCTACCGGTGCAGCATTCGTGGTTCCTGAAACGGTAATTGTAATTTCTTTAGTTGAATTAAGAATTGAGGCCGCCTGAATAAGTTTAGCGTTATCAACTGATGGTTTAAAGGTGTTGTTCTCTCTTGAAATATCTGTTAGCGAAACCAGTATGCCCACATTGTCAACAGAAACATCAAGCGTTTTAACCAGTTCTCCTTCTCCCAAATTGCCAATAACTAACTCCAGTTCATTGATGTCAATCGATTTCAGTTTGTTCAAATAATCTGCGATCTCGCTAATGTCGCTGAGTTTTGTAGTTTGTGTTTCAGAAAAAGCGAAATCGGCAGTGGCTGATTTTTGAAGACTGGCAGTGGTTTCAACAACGGCTACCGGAATGTTCATCGACAGGGTTGTGTCAAACTCAATGGTATTGGCATCTTCAATTTTGTCGCACGAAAATAACGACAGTGCAAAAACTAAGAATACAAAATAAATGTTTTTCATGTGATTTGTGATTAATGTTAAAGCGGCAATATAAGGCATTATTGTACCTGTGTCAATAGCTAAATAAAAAAAGGGTTGATTTTTATCAACCCCTTTTGGAAGAACTAACTGTGAAATTACTGGAATACCTACTCCAGTTCAAAAATTTTATTGTAAACTTCGTCGTTAATAAGCTTGGCTGTAAGTACAAACTGTTTGGTTCCGGTTGCTTTTAAATTCGTCAAGTCGTAGCGAAATTCTTTTGTAAACCAGGCCTCGCAAAGATCGCCATTGGCATTATGCCTTATTTCGAATGTTGGAACGGTGGAGCTACTTGCTGTCCATGGGTGCATACGGGCCAAATCAATTGTGTGTTCCTGGCAGCCACCGCTGTATGAAAGTTTAAAGTATAAACAATTACCATCTACATAAGCTTCATGAATATGAACAGGGTCGCGGGCCAAACTGTCGTAATTCTCAAAATATAAATCAATGTATGGCGAACACGATAATTCTTCAACGTAAGTTACTTCGCAGGGAACTCCCTGGCTGCATCCAACCATTACGTTGGTTAATTCGGTGTATGTAATAAGTACGCGTTGCCCCTGTGTAAAAGTAAAATTCTCGGGGTAATAGAGCGGAAGAACTTTATTGCCGTTGTCAAGTTCAATAATAAATCCACAGTCGCCTGCCCCGGCGTAGTCAACAACAGTTCCGGTTTCGTCAAACGAAAGTATTTCATCATCCTGGCAACTGGTAAATAGAATAAGAAATACGGATAGTATTACGACTAATCGTTTCATGGCATTATAAATTGTTTTTGGTATAACGTAAATAACTTACGTTTATTTTCTATTCCTCTTTTTTCGGGTTTTTTACGGTTCCCAGGAATAAAATAGCACCAGTGTCTTTTTCGGTAATGGCATATAAAAAAGGCCGGTTTACGTTAAATTGCTTATTTTGTGGACCTACCGAGGTAAGTTCAATAGCTACTACTGTTACTGCTGCAGCTTCAGTACCCTTTT
Above is a genomic segment from uncultured Draconibacterium sp. containing:
- a CDS encoding NigD-like N-terminal domain-containing protein, which produces MKRLVVILSVFLILFTSCQDDEILSFDETGTVVDYAGAGDCGFIIELDNGNKVLPLYYPENFTFTQGQRVLITYTELTNVMVGCSQGVPCEVTYVEELSCSPYIDLYFENYDSLARDPVHIHEAYVDGNCLYFKLSYSGGCQEHTIDLARMHPWTASSSTVPTFEIRHNANGDLCEAWFTKEFRYDLTNLKATGTKQFVLTAKLINDEVYNKIFELE